The Canis lupus dingo isolate Sandy chromosome 26, ASM325472v2, whole genome shotgun sequence genome has a segment encoding these proteins:
- the TOP3B gene encoding DNA topoisomerase 3-beta-1 isoform X3, whose amino-acid sequence MVKFLQVEGKGCDYIVLWLDCDKEGENICFEVLDAVLPVMNPTHSGEKTVFRARFSSITDTDICAAMARLGEPDHNEALSVDARQELDLRIGCAFTRFQTKYFQGKYGNLDSSLISFGPCQTPTLGFCVERHDKIQSFKPETYWVLQAKVNADKDRSLLLDWDRVRVFDREIAQMFLNMTKLEKEAQVEATSRKEKAKQRPLALNTVEMLRVASSSLGMGPQHAMQTAERLYTQGYISYPRTETTHYPENFDLKGPLRQQANHPYWADTVKRLLAEGINRPRKGHDAGDHPPITPMRSATEAELGSEAWRLYEYITRHFIATVSYDCKYLQSTISFRIGPEHFTCTGKTVISPGFTEIMPWQSVPLEESLPTCQRGDCFPVSEMKMLEKQTSPPDYLTEAELITLMEKHGIGTDASIPVHINNICQRNYVTVESGRRLKPTNLGIVLVHGYYKIDAELVLPTIRSAVEKQLNLIAQGKADYRQVLGHTLDVFKRKFHYFVDSIAGMDELMEVSFSPLAATGKPLSRCGKCHRFMKYIQAKPSRLHCSHCDETYTLPQNGTIKLYKELRCPLDDFELVLWSSGSRGKSYPLCPYCSNHPPFRDMKKGMGCNECTHPTCQHSLSMLGIGQCVECESGVLVLDPTSGPKWKVACNKCNVVAHCFENAYRVRVSADTCPTCEAALLAVDFNKAKSPLPGDETQHTGCVFCDPVFQELVELKHAASCHPMHRGGPGRRQGRGRARGRRPTGKPSARRPKDKMSALAAYFV is encoded by the exons ATGGTGAAGTTCCTGCAG GTGGAGGGCAAAGGCTGCGACTATATTGTGCTATGGCTGGACTGCGACAAGGAGGGAGAGAACATCTGTTTTGAG GTCCTGGACGCTGTGCTGCCCGTCATGAATCCAACCCATAGTGGCGAAAAGACCGTGTTCCGGGCCAGGTTCAGCTCCATCACAGACACGGACATCTGTGCCGCCATGGCCCGCCTGGGCGAGCCAGACCACAACGAGGCGCTGTCAGTGGACGCCAGGCAAGAGCTGGACCTGCGCATCGGCTGTGCGTTCACCAG ATTTCAAACTAAGTACTTCCAGGGAAAATATGGCAATCTAGACAGCTCCCTCATCTCCTTTGGGCCATGTCAAACCCCTACCCTGGGCTTCTGCGTGGAGAGACATGATAAAATCCAGTCCTTCAAACCGGAGACGTACTGGGTGCTGCAGGCCAAG GTCAATGCCGATAAAGACAGATCTCTTCTTTTGGACTGGGACCGAGTACGAGTGTTCGACCGGGAGATCGCACAGATGTTTTTAAACATGACAAAGCTGGAGAAGGAAGCCCAG GTGGAGGCCACAAGCAGGAAAGAGAAGGCCAAGCAGAGGCCCCTCGCCCTTAACACTGTGGAGATGCTGCGTGTCGCTAGCTCTTCTCTGG GCATGGGGCCACAGCATGCCATGCAGACCGCTGAGCGCCTCTACACGCAAGGCTACATCAGCTACCCGAGGACTGAGACTACCCACTACCCCGAGAACTTTGACCTGAAGGGCCCTCTGCGGCAGCAGGCCAACCACCCCTACTGGGCCGACACG GTAAAGCGCTTGTTAGCCGAAGGTATCAACCGGCCACGGAAAGGCCATGATGCCGGCGACCATCCTCCCATCACCCCCATGAGATCTGCCACAGAGGCTGAATTAG GGAGTGAGGCGTGGCGGCTCTATGAGTACATCACCAGACACTTCATCGCCACGGTTAGCTATGACTGCAAGTACCTCCAGAGCACCATTTCCTTCAGAATCGGGCCTGAGCACTTCACGTGCACGGGGAAAACCGTCATCTCTCCAG GCTTCACGGAGATCATGCCTTGGCAGAGTGTGCCTCTGGAGGAGAGCCTGCCCACCTGCCAGAGGGGCGACTGCTTTCCTGTGAGCGAGATGAAGATGCTAGAGAAGCAGACCAGCCCGCCCGACTACCTGACGGAGGCTGAGCTCATCACACTCATGGAGAAGCACGGCATTG GGACAGACGCCAGCATCCCCGTGCACATCAACAACATCTGCCAGCGCAACTACGTCACTGTGGAGAGCGGGCGCCGCCTCAAACCCACCAACCTGGGCATTGTCCTGGTGCACGGCTACTACAAGATTG ATGCAGAGCTCGTGCTCCCCACTATCCGCAGCGCAGTGGAGAAGCAGCTGAACCTGATCGCCCAGGGCAAGGCTGACTACCGCCAGGTCCTGGGCCACACGCTGGACGTCTTCAAGAGGAAGTTCCACTACTTCGTGGACTCCATCGCCG GGATGGACGAGCTGATGGAGGTGTCTTTTTCACCCCTGGCAGCCACGGGCAAGCCCCTCTCCCGCTGTGGAAAGTGCCACCGGTTCATGAAGTACATTCAG GCCAAGCCAAGCCGCCTACACTGCTCACACTGTGACGAGACCTACACCCTCCCCCAGAATGGCACCATCAAGCTCTACAAGGAGCTCCGGTGTCCACTGGATGACTTCGAGCTGGTCCTGTGGTCATCGGGCTCTCGGGGCAAGAGCTACCCACTGTGCCCCTATTGCTCCAACCACCCACCCTTCCGAGACATGAAGAAAG GCATGGGCTGCAATGAGTGCACGCACCCCACCTGCCAGCACTCACTGAGCATGCTGGGCATCGGCCAGTGCGTGGAATGTGAGAGCGGCGTGCTGGTGCTGGACCCCACCTCAGGCCCCAAGTGGAAGGTGGCCTGCAACAAGTGCAACGTGGTGGCACACTGCTTTGAGAATGCCTACCGTGTGCGGGTGTCTGCCGACACCTGCCCCACCTGTGAGGCTGCCCTGCTTGCCGTGGACTTCAACAAGGCCAAATCCCCGCTCCCAGGTGACGAGACACAGCACACAGGCTGCGTCTTCTGCGACCCTGTCTTCCAGGAGCTGGTGGAGCTGAAGCACGCAGCCTCCTGCCACCCCATGCACCggggagggccagggaggaggcagggccgAGGGCGGGCTCGGGGCCGGCGGCCCACAGGGAAGCCCAGTGCCAGGCGGCCGAAGGACAAGATGTCAGCCCTGGCTGCCTACTTTGTATGA
- the TOP3B gene encoding DNA topoisomerase 3-beta-1 isoform X1, which produces MKTVLMVAEKPSLAQSIAKILSRGNMSSHKGLNGTCSVHEYSGTFAGQPVRFKMTSVCGHVMTLDFLGKYNKWDKVDPAELFSQAPTEKKEANPKLNMVKFLQVEGKGCDYIVLWLDCDKEGENICFEVLDAVLPVMNPTHSGEKTVFRARFSSITDTDICAAMARLGEPDHNEALSVDARQELDLRIGCAFTRFQTKYFQGKYGNLDSSLISFGPCQTPTLGFCVERHDKIQSFKPETYWVLQAKVNADKDRSLLLDWDRVRVFDREIAQMFLNMTKLEKEAQVEATSRKEKAKQRPLALNTVEMLRVASSSLGMGPQHAMQTAERLYTQGYISYPRTETTHYPENFDLKGPLRQQANHPYWADTVKRLLAEGINRPRKGHDAGDHPPITPMRSATEAELGSEAWRLYEYITRHFIATVSYDCKYLQSTISFRIGPEHFTCTGKTVISPGFTEIMPWQSVPLEESLPTCQRGDCFPVSEMKMLEKQTSPPDYLTEAELITLMEKHGIGTDASIPVHINNICQRNYVTVESGRRLKPTNLGIVLVHGYYKIDAELVLPTIRSAVEKQLNLIAQGKADYRQVLGHTLDVFKRKFHYFVDSIAGMDELMEVSFSPLAATGKPLSRCGKCHRFMKYIQAKPSRLHCSHCDETYTLPQNGTIKLYKELRCPLDDFELVLWSSGSRGKSYPLCPYCSNHPPFRDMKKGMGCNECTHPTCQHSLSMLGIGQCVECESGVLVLDPTSGPKWKVACNKCNVVAHCFENAYRVRVSADTCPTCEAALLAVDFNKAKSPLPGDETQHTGCVFCDPVFQELVELKHAASCHPMHRGGPGRRQGRGRARGRRPTGKPSARRPKDKMSALAAYFV; this is translated from the exons ATGAAGACCGTGCTCATGGTTGCAGAAAAGCCATCCTTGGCCCAGTCCATTGCTAAAATCCTCTCTCGGG GAAACATGTCCTCCCACAAAGGGCTGAACGGAACATGCTCCGTGCATGAGTACAGCGGGACCTTTGCTGGCCAGCCCGTCCGCTTCAAGATGACATCCGTCTGTGGTCATGTGATGACCTTGGATTTCCTGG GAAAGTACAACAAATGGGACAAGGTGGACCCCGCAGAGCTGTTCAGCCAAGCCCCGACAGAGAAGAAGGAGGCTAACCCCAAGCTGAACATGGTGAAGTTCCTGCAG GTGGAGGGCAAAGGCTGCGACTATATTGTGCTATGGCTGGACTGCGACAAGGAGGGAGAGAACATCTGTTTTGAG GTCCTGGACGCTGTGCTGCCCGTCATGAATCCAACCCATAGTGGCGAAAAGACCGTGTTCCGGGCCAGGTTCAGCTCCATCACAGACACGGACATCTGTGCCGCCATGGCCCGCCTGGGCGAGCCAGACCACAACGAGGCGCTGTCAGTGGACGCCAGGCAAGAGCTGGACCTGCGCATCGGCTGTGCGTTCACCAG ATTTCAAACTAAGTACTTCCAGGGAAAATATGGCAATCTAGACAGCTCCCTCATCTCCTTTGGGCCATGTCAAACCCCTACCCTGGGCTTCTGCGTGGAGAGACATGATAAAATCCAGTCCTTCAAACCGGAGACGTACTGGGTGCTGCAGGCCAAG GTCAATGCCGATAAAGACAGATCTCTTCTTTTGGACTGGGACCGAGTACGAGTGTTCGACCGGGAGATCGCACAGATGTTTTTAAACATGACAAAGCTGGAGAAGGAAGCCCAG GTGGAGGCCACAAGCAGGAAAGAGAAGGCCAAGCAGAGGCCCCTCGCCCTTAACACTGTGGAGATGCTGCGTGTCGCTAGCTCTTCTCTGG GCATGGGGCCACAGCATGCCATGCAGACCGCTGAGCGCCTCTACACGCAAGGCTACATCAGCTACCCGAGGACTGAGACTACCCACTACCCCGAGAACTTTGACCTGAAGGGCCCTCTGCGGCAGCAGGCCAACCACCCCTACTGGGCCGACACG GTAAAGCGCTTGTTAGCCGAAGGTATCAACCGGCCACGGAAAGGCCATGATGCCGGCGACCATCCTCCCATCACCCCCATGAGATCTGCCACAGAGGCTGAATTAG GGAGTGAGGCGTGGCGGCTCTATGAGTACATCACCAGACACTTCATCGCCACGGTTAGCTATGACTGCAAGTACCTCCAGAGCACCATTTCCTTCAGAATCGGGCCTGAGCACTTCACGTGCACGGGGAAAACCGTCATCTCTCCAG GCTTCACGGAGATCATGCCTTGGCAGAGTGTGCCTCTGGAGGAGAGCCTGCCCACCTGCCAGAGGGGCGACTGCTTTCCTGTGAGCGAGATGAAGATGCTAGAGAAGCAGACCAGCCCGCCCGACTACCTGACGGAGGCTGAGCTCATCACACTCATGGAGAAGCACGGCATTG GGACAGACGCCAGCATCCCCGTGCACATCAACAACATCTGCCAGCGCAACTACGTCACTGTGGAGAGCGGGCGCCGCCTCAAACCCACCAACCTGGGCATTGTCCTGGTGCACGGCTACTACAAGATTG ATGCAGAGCTCGTGCTCCCCACTATCCGCAGCGCAGTGGAGAAGCAGCTGAACCTGATCGCCCAGGGCAAGGCTGACTACCGCCAGGTCCTGGGCCACACGCTGGACGTCTTCAAGAGGAAGTTCCACTACTTCGTGGACTCCATCGCCG GGATGGACGAGCTGATGGAGGTGTCTTTTTCACCCCTGGCAGCCACGGGCAAGCCCCTCTCCCGCTGTGGAAAGTGCCACCGGTTCATGAAGTACATTCAG GCCAAGCCAAGCCGCCTACACTGCTCACACTGTGACGAGACCTACACCCTCCCCCAGAATGGCACCATCAAGCTCTACAAGGAGCTCCGGTGTCCACTGGATGACTTCGAGCTGGTCCTGTGGTCATCGGGCTCTCGGGGCAAGAGCTACCCACTGTGCCCCTATTGCTCCAACCACCCACCCTTCCGAGACATGAAGAAAG GCATGGGCTGCAATGAGTGCACGCACCCCACCTGCCAGCACTCACTGAGCATGCTGGGCATCGGCCAGTGCGTGGAATGTGAGAGCGGCGTGCTGGTGCTGGACCCCACCTCAGGCCCCAAGTGGAAGGTGGCCTGCAACAAGTGCAACGTGGTGGCACACTGCTTTGAGAATGCCTACCGTGTGCGGGTGTCTGCCGACACCTGCCCCACCTGTGAGGCTGCCCTGCTTGCCGTGGACTTCAACAAGGCCAAATCCCCGCTCCCAGGTGACGAGACACAGCACACAGGCTGCGTCTTCTGCGACCCTGTCTTCCAGGAGCTGGTGGAGCTGAAGCACGCAGCCTCCTGCCACCCCATGCACCggggagggccagggaggaggcagggccgAGGGCGGGCTCGGGGCCGGCGGCCCACAGGGAAGCCCAGTGCCAGGCGGCCGAAGGACAAGATGTCAGCCCTGGCTGCCTACTTTGTATGA
- the TOP3B gene encoding DNA topoisomerase 3-beta-1 isoform X2 produces the protein MKTVLMVAEKPSLAQSIAKILSRGNMSSHKGLNGTCSVHEYSGTFAGQPVRFKMTSVCGHVMTLDFLGKYNKWDKVDPAELFSQAPTEKKEANPKLNMVKFLQVEGKGCDYIVLWLDCDKEGENICFEVLDAVLPVMNPTHSGEKTVFRARFSSITDTDICAAMARLGEPDHNEALSVDARQELDLRIGCAFTRFQTKYFQGKYGNLDSSLISFGPCQTPTLGFCVERHDKIQSFKPETYWVLQAKVNADKDRSLLLDWDRVRVFDREIAQMFLNMTKLEKEAQVEATSRKEKAKQRPLALNTVEMLRVASSSLGMGPQHAMQTAERLYTQGYISYPRTETTHYPENFDLKGPLRQQANHPYWADTVKRLLAEGINRPRKGHDAGDHPPITPMRSATEAELGSEAWRLYEYITRHFIATVSYDCKYLQSTISFRIGPEHFTCTGKTVISPGFTEIMPWQSVPLEESLPTCQRGDCFPVSEMKMLEKQTSPPDYLTEAELITLMEKHGIGTDASIPVHINNICQRNYVTVESGRRLKPTNLGIVLVHGYYKIDAELVLPTIRSAVEKQLNLIAQGKADYRQVLGHTLDVFKRKFHYFVDSIAATGKPLSRCGKCHRFMKYIQAKPSRLHCSHCDETYTLPQNGTIKLYKELRCPLDDFELVLWSSGSRGKSYPLCPYCSNHPPFRDMKKGMGCNECTHPTCQHSLSMLGIGQCVECESGVLVLDPTSGPKWKVACNKCNVVAHCFENAYRVRVSADTCPTCEAALLAVDFNKAKSPLPGDETQHTGCVFCDPVFQELVELKHAASCHPMHRGGPGRRQGRGRARGRRPTGKPSARRPKDKMSALAAYFV, from the exons ATGAAGACCGTGCTCATGGTTGCAGAAAAGCCATCCTTGGCCCAGTCCATTGCTAAAATCCTCTCTCGGG GAAACATGTCCTCCCACAAAGGGCTGAACGGAACATGCTCCGTGCATGAGTACAGCGGGACCTTTGCTGGCCAGCCCGTCCGCTTCAAGATGACATCCGTCTGTGGTCATGTGATGACCTTGGATTTCCTGG GAAAGTACAACAAATGGGACAAGGTGGACCCCGCAGAGCTGTTCAGCCAAGCCCCGACAGAGAAGAAGGAGGCTAACCCCAAGCTGAACATGGTGAAGTTCCTGCAG GTGGAGGGCAAAGGCTGCGACTATATTGTGCTATGGCTGGACTGCGACAAGGAGGGAGAGAACATCTGTTTTGAG GTCCTGGACGCTGTGCTGCCCGTCATGAATCCAACCCATAGTGGCGAAAAGACCGTGTTCCGGGCCAGGTTCAGCTCCATCACAGACACGGACATCTGTGCCGCCATGGCCCGCCTGGGCGAGCCAGACCACAACGAGGCGCTGTCAGTGGACGCCAGGCAAGAGCTGGACCTGCGCATCGGCTGTGCGTTCACCAG ATTTCAAACTAAGTACTTCCAGGGAAAATATGGCAATCTAGACAGCTCCCTCATCTCCTTTGGGCCATGTCAAACCCCTACCCTGGGCTTCTGCGTGGAGAGACATGATAAAATCCAGTCCTTCAAACCGGAGACGTACTGGGTGCTGCAGGCCAAG GTCAATGCCGATAAAGACAGATCTCTTCTTTTGGACTGGGACCGAGTACGAGTGTTCGACCGGGAGATCGCACAGATGTTTTTAAACATGACAAAGCTGGAGAAGGAAGCCCAG GTGGAGGCCACAAGCAGGAAAGAGAAGGCCAAGCAGAGGCCCCTCGCCCTTAACACTGTGGAGATGCTGCGTGTCGCTAGCTCTTCTCTGG GCATGGGGCCACAGCATGCCATGCAGACCGCTGAGCGCCTCTACACGCAAGGCTACATCAGCTACCCGAGGACTGAGACTACCCACTACCCCGAGAACTTTGACCTGAAGGGCCCTCTGCGGCAGCAGGCCAACCACCCCTACTGGGCCGACACG GTAAAGCGCTTGTTAGCCGAAGGTATCAACCGGCCACGGAAAGGCCATGATGCCGGCGACCATCCTCCCATCACCCCCATGAGATCTGCCACAGAGGCTGAATTAG GGAGTGAGGCGTGGCGGCTCTATGAGTACATCACCAGACACTTCATCGCCACGGTTAGCTATGACTGCAAGTACCTCCAGAGCACCATTTCCTTCAGAATCGGGCCTGAGCACTTCACGTGCACGGGGAAAACCGTCATCTCTCCAG GCTTCACGGAGATCATGCCTTGGCAGAGTGTGCCTCTGGAGGAGAGCCTGCCCACCTGCCAGAGGGGCGACTGCTTTCCTGTGAGCGAGATGAAGATGCTAGAGAAGCAGACCAGCCCGCCCGACTACCTGACGGAGGCTGAGCTCATCACACTCATGGAGAAGCACGGCATTG GGACAGACGCCAGCATCCCCGTGCACATCAACAACATCTGCCAGCGCAACTACGTCACTGTGGAGAGCGGGCGCCGCCTCAAACCCACCAACCTGGGCATTGTCCTGGTGCACGGCTACTACAAGATTG ATGCAGAGCTCGTGCTCCCCACTATCCGCAGCGCAGTGGAGAAGCAGCTGAACCTGATCGCCCAGGGCAAGGCTGACTACCGCCAGGTCCTGGGCCACACGCTGGACGTCTTCAAGAGGAAGTTCCACTACTTCGTGGACTCCATCGCCG CCACGGGCAAGCCCCTCTCCCGCTGTGGAAAGTGCCACCGGTTCATGAAGTACATTCAG GCCAAGCCAAGCCGCCTACACTGCTCACACTGTGACGAGACCTACACCCTCCCCCAGAATGGCACCATCAAGCTCTACAAGGAGCTCCGGTGTCCACTGGATGACTTCGAGCTGGTCCTGTGGTCATCGGGCTCTCGGGGCAAGAGCTACCCACTGTGCCCCTATTGCTCCAACCACCCACCCTTCCGAGACATGAAGAAAG GCATGGGCTGCAATGAGTGCACGCACCCCACCTGCCAGCACTCACTGAGCATGCTGGGCATCGGCCAGTGCGTGGAATGTGAGAGCGGCGTGCTGGTGCTGGACCCCACCTCAGGCCCCAAGTGGAAGGTGGCCTGCAACAAGTGCAACGTGGTGGCACACTGCTTTGAGAATGCCTACCGTGTGCGGGTGTCTGCCGACACCTGCCCCACCTGTGAGGCTGCCCTGCTTGCCGTGGACTTCAACAAGGCCAAATCCCCGCTCCCAGGTGACGAGACACAGCACACAGGCTGCGTCTTCTGCGACCCTGTCTTCCAGGAGCTGGTGGAGCTGAAGCACGCAGCCTCCTGCCACCCCATGCACCggggagggccagggaggaggcagggccgAGGGCGGGCTCGGGGCCGGCGGCCCACAGGGAAGCCCAGTGCCAGGCGGCCGAAGGACAAGATGTCAGCCCTGGCTGCCTACTTTGTATGA